In Malus sylvestris chromosome 16, drMalSylv7.2, whole genome shotgun sequence, the following are encoded in one genomic region:
- the LOC126606821 gene encoding peroxidase 40-like, which yields MVALSGAHTMGKARCTTFTARLQGSTTALEYIQLLRQLCSESDINTLANLDLATPATFDDQYYLNLLSGEGLLLSDQNITTRDDQTRELVETYAQDPSAFFGDFKDSMVKMGRVEAWE from the exons ATGGTTGCACTCTCTG GTGCACATACGATGGGAAAAGCCCGCTGCACCACCTTCACCGCCCGCCTACAAGGCTCCACCACGGCTCTTGAATACATTCAGTTGCTGCGGCAGCTGTGCTCAGAATCCGACATCAACACGCTGGCAAACCTTGACCTAGCAACCCCAGCAACATTTGACGACCAGTACTATCTTAACCTTCTCTCCGGGGAGGGTTTGCTGCTTTCCGACCAGAATATCACGACCAGAGATGATCAAACGCGTGAACTGGTAGAAACCTACGCACAAGACCCGTCCGCCTTCTTCGGAGACTTCAAAGATTCTATGGTAAAAATGGGAAGAGTGGAAGCTTGGGAGTAG
- the LOC126606817 gene encoding probable WRKY transcription factor 48 — protein MDGREEELKTTDRSNGMEYSTVFSDEIPTNFPSFSGMFDMPSSCEDQKVSKGGFMDLLGIPDYAPSLFDFTQTTSSLMMMPPHHHQQQSLPPTSTVVALPERVSATTTNTTSEILNSSTAPTTPNSSSISSSSNEAAANNNEGQITKLQEEEADEQDPEKTQKQLKPKKKNQKRQREPRFAFMTKSEVDNLDDGYRWRKYGQKAVKNSPYPRSYYRCTTAGCGVKKRVERLSDDPSTVVTTYEGQHKHPSPITQRGTMGIARLPDQSTGFISAAASSNPFAVQQFLPHHHHYQQQQQQPQQQYGYMYQSSPSLNISSSPYGGGSDGGPFNISSFSTGLLQERDILEGPAFSSSASNFLKDHGLLQDIVPQI, from the exons ATGGATGGTAGAGAAGAAGAGCTAAAGACCACCGATCGTAGCAACGGTATGGAATATTCGACAGTTTTCTCCGACGAGATTCCGACCaactttccttctttttccgGCATGTTCGACATGCCATCTTCGTGCGAAGATCAAAAGGTTTCTAAGGGAGGGTTCATGGACTTGCTCGGAATCCCAGACTACGCTCCTTCTCTATTCGATTTCACTCAAACCACGTCGTCGCTCATGATGATGCCACCACACCACCATCAACAACAATCACTCCCACCTACTTCTACAGTAGTAGCGCTGCCGGAGAGAGTGAGTGCTACTACTACTAATACAACCTCGGAGATTTTGAATAGTAGTACGGCGCCTACAACGCCGAACTCGTCTTCGATCTCTTCGTCGTCAAATGAAGCTGCGGCGAATAATAATGAGGGACAAATTACAAAACTGCAGGAAGAGGAAGCCGATGAGCAAGATCCGgagaaaacccagaaaca ATTGAAACCGAAAAAGAAGAACCAAAAAAGGCAGAGGGAGCCGAGATTTGCGTTCATGACAAAGAGTGAGGTGGATAACCTAGATGATGGCTACCGATGGCGAAAATACGGCCAAAAAGCTGTTAAAAATAGCCCTTATCCCAG GAGCTATTATCGTTGCACCACTGCGGGCTGTGGTGTGAAGAAGAGGGTGGAGAGGTTGTCCGACGACCCCTCCACTGTGGTCACCACATACGAAGGCCAACACAAGCATCCAAGTCCCATTACGCAGCGTGGCACAATGGGAATTGCACGGCTGCCGGATCAGTCTACTGGGTTTATATCTGCTGCGGCTTCATCAAATCCCTTTGCTGTTCAGCAGTTTTTACCTCATCACCATCactatcaacaacaacaacagcagCCGCAGCAGCAATATGGTTATATGTATCAATCCTCCCCTTCTTTGAATATCAGCTCATCCCCTTACGGCGGTGGTTCTGATGGTGGTCCTTTTAATATCTCCTCATTTTCTACTGGTTTACTTCAAGAGAGAGATATTTTGGAAGGACCCGCGTTTTCTTCTTCGGCTTCCAATTTTCTTAAAGACCATGGACTTCTTCAGGATATCGTACCGCAGATTTGA